One stretch of Candidatus Thorarchaeota archaeon DNA includes these proteins:
- a CDS encoding GTP-binding protein gives MPIAKAVVLGDTECGKTSFTARWTTGSFPDPEMLKTTVGASFDTKKVTLPSGRDATLSIWDFGGQRRFIDTLKSMIRGAKIGLLFFDVSKMATLDNLFRYWVPAISENTRFDLENGDGERFIVVGNKIDLLNPPFDDVCDEMNRMAEPYGMKTKLISAKTGVGIESLDYEFLKVVDRFLD, from the coding sequence ATGCCGATAGCGAAGGCCGTTGTTCTAGGAGATACTGAGTGCGGCAAGACTTCCTTTACTGCACGTTGGACTACGGGATCTTTTCCTGACCCCGAAATGCTCAAGACCACCGTTGGAGCCAGCTTTGATACTAAGAAAGTAACTCTTCCTAGCGGCCGAGATGCAACTCTTTCCATATGGGATTTCGGCGGCCAACGTAGATTCATCGACACGTTAAAGAGCATGATCCGGGGTGCGAAAATAGGGCTTCTTTTCTTCGATGTTAGCAAAATGGCTACTCTTGATAACTTGTTTAGATACTGGGTTCCTGCCATTAGTGAGAATACACGATTCGACTTAGAAAATGGAGATGGTGAGCGGTTTATCGTAGTTGGCAATAAAATCGACCTACTCAATCCGCCCTTTGATGACGTTTGTGACGAAATGAATCGCATGGCTGAACCCTATGGAATGAAAACTAAACTGATTTCTGCGAAGACAGGGGTTGGAATTGAATCACTTGACTACGAATTTCTGAAAGTCGTAGACAGGTTTTTGGATTGA